One Streptomyces sp. R28 DNA window includes the following coding sequences:
- a CDS encoding MerR family transcriptional regulator — MTVMETTSTRTDSCAAPPHPHRRPEGQDSYTISEVVAFTGLTAHTLRWYERIGLMPHIDRSHTGQRRYSNRDLDWLDLVGKLRLTGMPVADMVRYAELVREGDHTFGDRFELLETTRRDVLARIAELQDTLAVLDRKISFYADAGRLYEQDKTYQQDKTYEQEKTEKAG, encoded by the coding sequence ATGACGGTGATGGAGACCACGAGTACCAGGACCGACAGCTGTGCCGCTCCGCCGCACCCGCACCGCCGCCCGGAGGGCCAGGACAGCTACACGATCAGCGAGGTCGTCGCCTTCACCGGTCTGACGGCCCACACCCTGCGCTGGTACGAGCGGATCGGCCTCATGCCGCACATCGACCGCTCGCACACGGGCCAGCGCCGCTACAGCAACCGTGACCTGGACTGGCTCGACCTCGTCGGCAAGCTGCGGCTGACCGGCATGCCGGTCGCCGACATGGTCCGGTACGCCGAACTCGTGCGCGAGGGCGACCACACGTTCGGTGACCGCTTCGAGCTGTTGGAGACGACCCGCCGCGACGTCCTCGCCCGGATCGCCGAGCTCCAGGACACGCTGGCCGTGCTCGACCGGAAGATCAGTTTCTACGCGGACGCGGGGCGCCTGTACGAGCAGGACAAGACGTACCAGCAGGACAAGACGTACGAGCAGGAGAAGACGGAGAAGGCTGGATGA
- a CDS encoding DUF4429 domain-containing protein produces the protein MSRMGDVLAGFHATWEFESDSVLIRYERGIRTPKLFQSLAERRVPLEAIAGVTLTPGKRGTVALRIELRSGADPLLEAAAGQLKDGSDPYRLVLPADKETLAEYYADELRAELTEAGPAEEFLVAAPEVPLQFKAYDGKASFDGETVRFRWFWTGASSAKWKAGDQSFPVGELSGVEWRSPEVFEGHLRLLRPDSADGRPAQADQDPAAVVFGLGYGPVHESLPFAAAVLAAVRKSGPVAAVPAAAPRRDPADIAERIRHLGELHEAGLVTDEEFSVKKAELLAQL, from the coding sequence ATGAGCCGCATGGGTGACGTACTGGCCGGATTTCATGCCACCTGGGAGTTCGAGTCCGACTCCGTGCTCATCCGTTACGAACGGGGGATTCGAACACCCAAGCTCTTTCAGAGCCTCGCGGAGCGCCGTGTCCCGCTGGAGGCGATCGCCGGGGTGACGCTGACGCCGGGCAAGCGCGGGACCGTGGCTCTGCGCATCGAACTGCGGTCGGGCGCCGATCCGTTGCTGGAGGCGGCGGCCGGGCAGTTGAAGGACGGGAGCGATCCGTATCGGCTGGTACTGCCGGCCGACAAGGAGACGCTGGCCGAGTACTACGCCGACGAGCTGCGGGCGGAGTTGACGGAGGCCGGGCCCGCCGAGGAGTTCCTCGTGGCCGCGCCCGAAGTGCCGTTGCAGTTCAAGGCGTATGACGGGAAGGCGTCCTTCGACGGGGAGACCGTCCGCTTCCGGTGGTTCTGGACGGGGGCGTCCTCGGCGAAGTGGAAGGCCGGCGATCAGAGCTTTCCGGTGGGCGAGTTGAGCGGGGTCGAGTGGCGCTCGCCGGAGGTGTTCGAGGGGCATCTACGGCTGCTGCGGCCGGACTCCGCCGACGGCCGGCCCGCGCAGGCCGATCAGGATCCGGCGGCCGTCGTGTTCGGGCTGGGGTACGGGCCGGTGCACGAGTCCTTGCCGTTCGCCGCCGCCGTGTTGGCAGCGGTACGGAAGTCGGGGCCGGTCGCCGCGGTGCCGGCTGCGGCACCGCGGCGCGACCCGGCCGACATCGCCGAGCGCATCCGCCACCTGGGAGAGCTGCACGAGGCGGGGCTGGTGACGGATGAGGAGTTCTCGGTGAAGAAGGCGGAGTTGCTGGCGCAGCTTTAG
- a CDS encoding GNAT family N-acetyltransferase, with product MSLVRRALPDDAAEVLRLRQVMIDSMASDAGPTDWHAQSLPILRGRLAQPDGDFGAYVVDHPDRPGALAALVVGTLEYRIGRAGHPHGLIGYVFSVATDPDARRRGYARACMEELLDWFRERGAGHVMLTASADAEPLYASLGFTRDTDPSMRLYL from the coding sequence ATGAGTCTCGTACGCCGTGCCCTGCCCGATGATGCCGCCGAAGTGCTGCGGCTGCGTCAGGTGATGATCGACTCGATGGCGTCGGATGCCGGGCCGACCGACTGGCACGCGCAGTCGCTGCCGATCCTGCGGGGCAGGCTGGCCCAGCCGGACGGGGACTTCGGGGCGTACGTCGTCGACCATCCGGACCGGCCGGGGGCGCTGGCGGCGCTGGTGGTGGGGACGCTGGAGTACCGGATCGGGCGGGCCGGCCATCCGCACGGGCTGATCGGCTACGTCTTCAGCGTCGCCACCGACCCGGACGCGCGGCGCCGGGGGTACGCGCGCGCGTGCATGGAGGAGCTGCTGGACTGGTTCCGCGAGCGGGGTGCCGGCCACGTCATGCTGACCGCGTCCGCCGATGCCGAACCGCTGTACGCGTCGCTGGGCTTCACGCGGGACACGGACCCCTCGATGCGGCTGTACCTGTGA
- a CDS encoding TetR family transcriptional regulator, with protein sequence METLRERKKQRTREALLRTALELFTTQGYEGTTVDDVAEAVDVSQRTFFRYFAGKEEAALALQEMTVAHFLEAVRERPPHEAPMEALRQAVLEGWDTLHDVVEAVAPVELYLRMYKVIESTPALLATHLRRSVEAEEAIARILAEREGVDMDTDPRPRLAVALFGGVMRLTERQWSTGEDFSLDAMRALTVSYLEQVGPALSESWRTR encoded by the coding sequence ATGGAAACACTGCGCGAACGCAAGAAGCAGCGCACTCGGGAAGCACTGCTGCGTACCGCGTTGGAGCTGTTCACCACCCAGGGGTACGAGGGGACCACCGTCGACGACGTCGCGGAGGCCGTCGATGTGTCGCAGCGCACGTTTTTCCGTTACTTCGCCGGCAAGGAGGAGGCGGCCCTCGCCCTGCAGGAGATGACGGTGGCGCACTTCCTGGAGGCGGTGCGCGAGCGCCCGCCGCACGAGGCCCCCATGGAGGCGCTGCGGCAGGCTGTGCTGGAGGGCTGGGACACGCTCCACGACGTGGTCGAGGCCGTCGCACCGGTCGAGCTGTATCTGCGCATGTACAAGGTGATCGAGTCGACGCCCGCCCTGCTCGCCACCCATCTGCGCCGCTCGGTGGAGGCCGAGGAGGCGATCGCGCGCATCCTCGCCGAGCGCGAGGGGGTCGACATGGACACCGATCCGCGGCCCCGGCTGGCGGTGGCCCTCTTCGGCGGGGTGATGCGGCTGACGGAGCGTCAGTGGAGCACGGGCGAGGACTTCAGCCTGGACGCCATGCGGGCGTTGACCGTCTCATATCTCGAACAGGTGGGCCCGGCACTCAGCGAGAGCTGGCGAACACGCTGA
- the aceE gene encoding pyruvate dehydrogenase (acetyl-transferring), homodimeric type produces the protein MASGSDRNPIIIGGLPSQVPDFDPEETQEWLDSLDAAVDERGRERARYLMLRLIERAREKRVAVPEMRSTDYVNTIATKDEPFFPGNGEIERKILNATRWNAAVMVSRAQRPGIGVGGHIATFASSASLYDVGFNHFFRGKDEGDGGDQVFFQGHASPGIYARAFLLDRLSEQNLDAFRQEKSKAPYGLSSYPHPRLMPGFWEFPTVSMGLGPIGAIYQARMNRYMEARGIADTSKSHVWAFLGDGEMDEPESLGQLSIAAREGLDNLTFVVNCNLQRLDGPVRGNGKVIQELESIFRGAGWNVIKLIWDRTWDPLLAQDRDGILVNRMNTTPDGQFQTYATETGGYIRDHFFGDDQRLRAMVEGMTDDQILHLGRGGHDHKKIFAAYAAARAHKGQPTVILAKTIKGWTLGPNFEGRNATHQMKKLTVDDLKRFRDRLHLPIADKDLDSGLPPYYHPGRDSEEIQYMHDRRQGLGGYVPTRVVRSKPLALPDDKTYATVKKGSGQQSIATTMAFVRLLKDLMRDKELGRRFVLIAPDEYRTFGMDSFFPSAKIYNPLGQQYEAVDRDLLLAYKESPQGQMLHDGISEAGCTASLIAAGSAYATHGEPLIPVYVFYSMFGFQRTGDQFWQMSDQLARGFVLGATAGRTTLTGEGLQHADGHSQLLASTNPGCVSYDPAFGFEIAHIVKDGLRRMYGSDEQHPHGEDVFYYLTVYNEPIQHPAEPENVDVEGILKGVHRFSEGTAGSIPAQIIASGVAVPWAIEAQKILAEEWNVKADVWSATSWNELRREAVECEEHNLLHPEEEQRVPYVTRKLSGAEGPFVAVSDWMRSVPDQIARWVPGTYQSLGADGFGFADTRGAARRFFHIDAQSVVVGVLTELAKEGKVDRSVLKQAIDRYQLLDVSAADPGAAGGDA, from the coding sequence GTGGCTTCCGGATCCGATCGAAACCCGATCATCATTGGCGGCCTTCCGAGTCAGGTTCCTGACTTCGACCCCGAGGAAACGCAGGAGTGGCTCGACTCCCTCGACGCCGCTGTGGACGAGCGCGGCCGGGAGCGGGCCCGCTATCTGATGCTGCGGCTGATCGAGCGGGCCCGCGAGAAGCGCGTCGCCGTGCCCGAGATGCGCAGCACGGACTACGTCAACACGATCGCCACCAAGGACGAGCCGTTCTTCCCGGGCAACGGGGAGATCGAGCGCAAGATCCTCAACGCGACCCGGTGGAACGCCGCGGTCATGGTGTCCAGGGCCCAGCGCCCCGGCATCGGCGTCGGCGGTCACATCGCGACCTTCGCCTCCTCCGCCTCGCTCTACGACGTGGGCTTCAACCACTTCTTCCGCGGCAAGGACGAGGGCGACGGCGGCGACCAGGTCTTCTTCCAGGGCCACGCCTCTCCGGGCATCTACGCGCGCGCGTTCCTGCTGGACCGTCTGAGCGAGCAGAACCTGGACGCGTTCCGCCAGGAGAAGTCGAAGGCGCCGTACGGCCTGTCCTCCTACCCGCACCCGCGGCTGATGCCGGGCTTCTGGGAGTTCCCGACGGTGTCGATGGGCCTCGGCCCGATCGGCGCGATCTACCAGGCGCGGATGAACCGCTACATGGAGGCGCGCGGCATCGCCGACACCTCCAAGTCGCATGTGTGGGCGTTCCTGGGCGACGGCGAGATGGACGAGCCGGAGTCGCTCGGCCAGCTGTCCATCGCCGCCCGCGAGGGCCTGGACAACCTCACCTTCGTCGTCAACTGCAACCTGCAGCGCCTCGACGGCCCGGTGCGCGGCAACGGCAAGGTCATCCAGGAACTGGAGTCGATCTTCCGGGGCGCCGGCTGGAACGTCATCAAGCTGATCTGGGACCGCACCTGGGACCCGCTGCTCGCGCAGGACCGCGACGGCATCCTGGTCAACCGGATGAACACCACGCCGGACGGCCAGTTCCAGACGTACGCCACCGAGACCGGCGGCTACATCCGCGACCACTTCTTCGGTGACGACCAGCGGCTGCGCGCGATGGTCGAGGGCATGACCGACGACCAGATCCTGCACCTGGGCCGTGGCGGTCACGACCACAAGAAGATCTTCGCCGCGTACGCGGCGGCCCGCGCCCACAAGGGCCAGCCGACGGTGATCCTGGCCAAGACGATCAAGGGCTGGACGCTCGGTCCGAACTTCGAGGGCCGCAACGCCACGCACCAGATGAAGAAGCTCACGGTCGACGACCTCAAGCGCTTCCGCGACCGTCTGCACCTGCCGATCGCCGACAAGGACCTGGACAGCGGGCTCCCGCCGTACTACCACCCCGGGCGGGACTCCGAGGAGATCCAGTACATGCACGACCGCCGCCAGGGGCTCGGCGGTTACGTCCCGACGCGCGTGGTGCGCTCCAAGCCGCTGGCGCTGCCGGACGACAAGACGTACGCGACCGTGAAGAAGGGCTCCGGTCAGCAGTCGATCGCCACCACCATGGCGTTCGTACGGCTGCTCAAGGACCTCATGCGGGACAAGGAACTCGGCAGGCGGTTCGTGCTGATCGCGCCCGACGAGTACCGCACGTTCGGCATGGACTCGTTCTTCCCGAGCGCGAAGATCTACAACCCGCTCGGCCAGCAGTACGAGGCGGTCGACCGCGACCTGCTGCTCGCGTACAAGGAGTCGCCGCAGGGCCAGATGCTGCACGACGGCATCTCCGAGGCGGGCTGTACGGCGTCGCTGATCGCGGCGGGTTCGGCGTACGCCACGCACGGCGAGCCGCTGATCCCGGTCTACGTCTTCTACTCGATGTTCGGTTTCCAGCGCACCGGCGACCAGTTCTGGCAGATGTCGGACCAGCTGGCGCGCGGTTTCGTGCTGGGCGCGACCGCCGGCCGTACCACGCTGACCGGTGAGGGCCTGCAGCACGCCGACGGCCACTCGCAGCTGCTCGCCTCGACCAACCCGGGCTGTGTGTCGTACGACCCGGCGTTCGGCTTCGAGATCGCGCACATCGTCAAGGACGGTCTGCGGCGGATGTACGGCAGCGACGAGCAGCACCCGCACGGCGAGGACGTCTTCTACTACCTCACCGTCTACAACGAGCCGATCCAACACCCGGCCGAGCCCGAGAACGTGGACGTCGAGGGCATCCTCAAGGGCGTCCACCGCTTCAGCGAGGGCACGGCCGGATCGATCCCCGCGCAGATCATCGCGTCGGGTGTGGCCGTCCCCTGGGCCATCGAGGCGCAGAAGATCCTCGCCGAGGAGTGGAACGTCAAGGCGGACGTCTGGTCGGCGACCTCCTGGAACGAGCTGCGGCGCGAGGCCGTGGAGTGCGAGGAGCACAACCTGCTGCACCCGGAGGAGGAGCAGCGGGTGCCCTATGTGACGCGCAAGCTCAGCGGGGCCGAGGGACCGTTCGTGGCCGTCTCCGACTGGATGCGGTCGGTGCCGGACCAGATCGCCCGGTGGGTGCCGGGGACGTACCAGTCGCTGGGCGCGGACGGGTTCGGGTTCGCGGACACGCGCGGTGCGGCGCGCCGGTTCTTCCACATCGACGCGCAGTCGGTGGTCGTCGGGGTGCTGACCGAGCTGGCGAAGGAGGGCAAGGTGGACCGGTCGGTGCTGAAGCAGGCGATCGACCGTTACCAGCTGCTCGATGTGTCGGCGGCGGACCCGGGTGCCGCGGGAGGCGACGCGTAG
- a CDS encoding MFS transporter: MTSQTTIDTTGSEGKAPAVPSDATPAKGLRGHPWFTLITVAVGVMMVALDGTIVAIANPAIQKDLGATFAQVQWITNGYFLALAVALITAGKLGDRFGHRQTFLIGVVGFAAASGAIGLSSSIAAVVTFRVLQGLFGALLMPAALGLLRATFPAEKLNMAIGIWGMVIGASTAGGPILGGVLVEHVNWQSVFFINVPVGILAVVLGVVILLDHRAENAPRSFDILGIALLSAAMFCLVWALIKAPEWGWGDGKTWTFIAVSVLGFALFAFWETKVKEPLIPLALFRSVPLSAGVVLMVLMAIAFMGGLFFVTFYLQNVHGMSPIDAGLHLLPLTGMMIVGSPLAGAMITKLGPRIPLAGGMAATALAMYGMSTLQTDTGSGVMSLWFALLGLGLAPVMVGATEVIVGNAPMELSGVAGGLQQAAMQIGGSLGTAVLGAVMASKVDSDLAGNWTSAGLPPLTAAQEAQASEAVQVGVPPVAPGTPNAIAAKITDVAHDTFISGMSLASLVAAGVAVVAVFVAFLTKRGENAEAGAGAAHI; encoded by the coding sequence ATGACTAGTCAGACCACCATCGACACGACGGGGTCGGAGGGCAAGGCGCCGGCGGTTCCGTCGGACGCGACGCCGGCCAAGGGGCTGCGGGGCCACCCTTGGTTCACTCTCATCACCGTCGCAGTGGGGGTCATGATGGTGGCCCTCGACGGCACCATCGTGGCCATCGCCAACCCGGCCATCCAGAAGGACCTCGGCGCCACCTTCGCCCAGGTCCAGTGGATCACCAACGGTTACTTCCTCGCTCTCGCGGTCGCCCTGATCACCGCCGGCAAGCTCGGCGACCGCTTCGGACACCGCCAGACCTTCCTGATCGGCGTGGTCGGCTTCGCCGCCGCCTCCGGTGCGATCGGTCTGTCCAGCAGCATCGCCGCGGTGGTCACCTTCCGCGTCTTGCAGGGCCTGTTCGGCGCGCTGCTGATGCCGGCCGCGCTCGGCCTGCTGCGGGCCACCTTCCCGGCCGAGAAGCTCAACATGGCCATCGGCATCTGGGGCATGGTCATCGGTGCCTCCACCGCGGGCGGCCCGATCCTCGGCGGCGTCCTCGTCGAGCACGTCAACTGGCAGTCGGTGTTCTTCATCAACGTGCCGGTCGGCATCCTCGCCGTCGTCCTCGGCGTCGTGATCCTGCTCGACCACCGTGCCGAGAACGCCCCGCGCTCCTTCGACATCCTGGGTATAGCCCTGCTGTCGGCCGCGATGTTCTGCCTGGTCTGGGCCCTGATCAAGGCTCCGGAGTGGGGCTGGGGCGACGGCAAGACGTGGACGTTCATAGCCGTGTCGGTGCTGGGCTTCGCGCTCTTCGCCTTCTGGGAGACGAAGGTCAAGGAGCCCCTGATCCCGCTGGCTCTCTTCCGCTCGGTCCCGCTCTCCGCGGGTGTCGTGCTGATGGTCCTGATGGCCATCGCCTTCATGGGCGGCCTGTTCTTCGTGACGTTCTACCTGCAGAACGTCCACGGCATGAGCCCGATCGACGCGGGGCTGCACCTCCTGCCCCTCACCGGCATGATGATCGTCGGCTCCCCGCTCGCGGGCGCGATGATCACCAAGCTGGGCCCGCGCATCCCGCTGGCCGGCGGCATGGCGGCCACCGCCCTCGCCATGTACGGCATGTCCACGCTTCAGACGGACACCGGCAGCGGCGTCATGTCCCTCTGGTTCGCCCTGCTCGGCCTCGGCCTCGCGCCGGTCATGGTCGGCGCCACGGAGGTCATCGTCGGCAACGCGCCCATGGAGCTCTCCGGCGTCGCCGGCGGTCTCCAGCAGGCCGCGATGCAGATCGGCGGCAGCCTGGGTACGGCCGTCCTGGGCGCCGTCATGGCCTCCAAGGTCGACAGCGACCTCGCCGGTAACTGGACCTCCGCGGGCCTGCCGCCGCTCACCGCGGCCCAGGAGGCCCAGGCCTCCGAGGCGGTCCAGGTCGGCGTGCCACCGGTGGCCCCGGGCACGCCGAACGCCATCGCCGCGAAGATCACGGACGTGGCGCACGACACGTTCATCTCGGGCATGAGCCTGGCGTCCCTGGTCGCCGCGGGCGTGGCGGTCGTCGCGGTCTTCGTCGCCTTCCTCACCAAGCGCGGCGAGAACGCGGAGGCGGGCGCGGGCGCGGCGCACATCTGA
- a CDS encoding aldo/keto reductase, giving the protein MTDNRIATVRLGTTGPEVGVQGLGCMGMSFAYGPSDAGESRATLERALELGVTLYDTADAYGAGENEKFLAPFFKAHRDEVVIATKFALAIDQDDPTKRIIRNDAPYIRQCIEASLKRLDVDAIDLYYMHRRDVNVPIEETVGVMAELVREGKVKHLGLSEVTADELRAAQTVHPIAALQSEWSLFSRDIEAKVVPAARELDVALVPYSPLGRGFLTGSFAKAEDLTSDDFRRQQPRFTGDNAAANAALLEPIRTVAEAHGATLGQIALAWVQQQASVHDLPVIPIPGTRKPGRVEENATATRIVLNEEELALLEPIAAKVAGDRYADMRFASAGRE; this is encoded by the coding sequence ATGACGGACAACAGGATCGCGACGGTACGGCTCGGCACGACGGGCCCCGAGGTGGGTGTCCAGGGCCTCGGCTGCATGGGCATGAGCTTCGCGTACGGCCCCTCGGACGCGGGCGAGTCCAGGGCGACCCTGGAGCGGGCGCTGGAGCTGGGCGTCACGCTGTACGACACGGCGGACGCCTACGGCGCGGGGGAGAACGAGAAATTCCTGGCGCCGTTCTTCAAGGCGCATCGCGACGAGGTCGTCATCGCCACGAAGTTCGCCCTGGCGATCGACCAGGACGACCCGACGAAGCGGATCATTCGCAACGACGCGCCCTACATACGCCAGTGCATCGAGGCGAGCCTGAAGCGCCTCGACGTCGACGCGATCGACCTCTACTACATGCACCGCCGGGATGTGAACGTCCCCATCGAGGAGACCGTCGGCGTCATGGCCGAGCTGGTCCGCGAGGGCAAGGTCAAGCATCTGGGCCTGAGCGAGGTGACGGCGGACGAGCTGCGCGCCGCGCAGACCGTGCACCCGATCGCGGCCCTCCAGTCCGAGTGGTCGCTCTTCAGCCGCGACATCGAGGCGAAGGTGGTCCCCGCGGCCCGCGAACTGGACGTGGCCCTGGTGCCGTACTCCCCGCTGGGCCGGGGCTTCTTGACCGGCTCCTTCGCCAAGGCCGAGGACCTGACGTCCGACGACTTCCGCCGCCAGCAGCCCCGCTTCACGGGCGACAACGCGGCCGCCAACGCCGCCCTGCTGGAGCCGATCCGCACGGTGGCCGAGGCGCACGGCGCGACGCTCGGGCAGATCGCGCTGGCGTGGGTGCAGCAGCAGGCCTCGGTGCACGATCTGCCGGTGATCCCGATACCGGGCACGCGCAAGCCGGGCCGGGTGGAGGAGAACGCGACCGCCACACGGATCGTGCTGAACGAGGAGGAGCTGGCCCTGCTGGAGCCGATCGCGGCCAAGGTGGCGGGAGACCGGTACGCGGACATGAGGTTCGCCTCGGCCGGCCGGGAGTAG
- a CDS encoding alpha/beta hydrolase: MTSFDTSPQLNVWRALLALAVVFVMLATTGWTALRHHRSAAPLQASLSAWEHGRIAGHQLPDTDSSPTRLARFFASLTAAQRSSLAQRYPLAVGNMNGAPVELRYRANHIALDQARKVELKRMHDAGLTPDGQREAGRRMHRFESMMQADRRILAFDPEGSGRAAEVFGDLTKAERISVVVPGVDTDLLTFQRTNRKYSAPVGMAQSLYAAERAVGPSTRTAVIAWADYTTPSGLGIDSATARRAADGAVRLNALVRGLPGGSPVSLFCHSYGSVLCGLAAPALPGRVADIAVAGSPGMRVAKASQLRTSAQVWAMRDADDWVQDVPYLEVGGLGHGEDPVSSVFGARVLSAREAKGHAGYFEPGTDSVLNFAEIGVGSYKSVRCADDTEACRTGLSDTASAGRA, translated from the coding sequence GTGACTTCCTTCGACACGTCCCCGCAACTGAACGTCTGGCGCGCACTGCTCGCTCTGGCCGTGGTGTTCGTGATGCTGGCGACCACCGGCTGGACCGCCCTGCGCCACCACCGCAGCGCCGCACCACTGCAGGCGTCGCTCAGCGCCTGGGAGCACGGCCGCATCGCCGGGCACCAGCTGCCGGACACGGACTCCTCCCCCACCCGGCTCGCCCGTTTCTTCGCCTCGCTGACCGCAGCGCAGCGCAGCAGCCTCGCGCAGCGCTATCCGCTCGCCGTGGGCAACATGAACGGCGCCCCCGTCGAACTGCGCTACCGCGCCAACCACATCGCGCTCGACCAGGCGCGCAAGGTCGAGCTGAAGCGCATGCACGACGCGGGGCTCACGCCGGACGGGCAGCGCGAGGCGGGCCGCCGTATGCATCGCTTCGAGTCGATGATGCAGGCGGACCGGCGCATCCTCGCCTTCGACCCGGAGGGCTCCGGGCGGGCCGCGGAGGTGTTCGGCGACCTGACCAAGGCCGAGCGGATCTCGGTCGTCGTCCCCGGCGTCGACACCGACCTGCTGACGTTCCAGCGCACCAACCGCAAGTACTCGGCACCCGTCGGCATGGCGCAGTCCCTGTACGCGGCCGAGCGCGCGGTCGGCCCCTCGACGCGTACGGCCGTGATCGCCTGGGCCGACTACACCACGCCGAGCGGGCTCGGCATCGACTCGGCGACGGCGAGGCGGGCCGCGGACGGGGCCGTCCGGCTGAACGCGCTGGTGCGGGGCCTGCCCGGCGGTTCGCCGGTCTCCCTGTTCTGCCACAGCTACGGCTCGGTGCTGTGCGGCCTCGCCGCACCCGCGCTGCCGGGACGGGTGGCCGACATAGCGGTGGCCGGCTCCCCCGGCATGCGGGTCGCGAAGGCCTCCCAGCTGCGCACCTCCGCCCAGGTGTGGGCGATGCGGGACGCGGACGACTGGGTGCAGGACGTGCCGTATCTCGAGGTCGGCGGGCTGGGACACGGGGAGGACCCGGTGTCGTCGGTGTTCGGCGCGCGGGTGCTGTCGGCGCGGGAGGCGAAGGGGCACGCCGGCTATTTCGAGCCGGGTACCGACAGCGTGCTGAACTTCGCCGAGATCGGGGTTGGCTCGTACAAGTCGGTGCGGTGTGCCGACGATACCGAGGCCTGTCGGACGGGTTTGTCCGACACGGCGTCGGCCGGACGCGCGTAG
- a CDS encoding potassium channel family protein has protein sequence MKQPLAQVRWERCTQRPLFALALAFAVAYAVPIVEPDASRAVASACLAVEWVVWGAFALDYVIRLALAEQRMQFVRSHWMDLCAAVLPLVQPLRLLRLVATLLLVGQRARMASQVRLTTYVAGSVVGLLMFGSLAVLSVERDSPDGNIKTLGDAVWWSFTTMTTVGYGDHAPTTGVGRMLAVGLMLSGIALLGVVTANIAAWFIARFEMDDVEERRQTEAIRVLTEEVRALRAEVAALSGDRVGDK, from the coding sequence ATGAAGCAACCGCTCGCCCAAGTCCGTTGGGAACGGTGTACCCAGCGGCCCCTGTTCGCTCTGGCCCTGGCGTTCGCCGTGGCCTATGCCGTGCCGATCGTCGAGCCGGACGCGAGCCGTGCGGTGGCGTCCGCGTGCCTCGCGGTGGAGTGGGTGGTGTGGGGCGCGTTCGCGCTGGACTACGTCATACGGCTCGCTCTCGCCGAGCAGCGGATGCAGTTCGTACGGAGCCACTGGATGGATCTCTGCGCGGCCGTGCTGCCGCTGGTCCAACCGCTGCGGCTGCTGCGGCTCGTGGCCACCCTGCTGCTCGTCGGGCAACGAGCCCGGATGGCCTCGCAGGTGCGGCTCACGACCTATGTCGCCGGGTCGGTGGTCGGGCTGTTGATGTTCGGGTCACTGGCCGTGCTGTCGGTGGAGCGGGACTCACCGGACGGGAACATCAAGACGCTGGGTGACGCGGTGTGGTGGTCCTTTACGACCATGACGACCGTGGGGTACGGGGATCATGCGCCGACCACCGGGGTGGGGCGGATGCTCGCGGTGGGGCTGATGCTGTCCGGGATCGCCCTGTTGGGTGTGGTGACCGCGAACATCGCCGCTTGGTTCATCGCTCGCTTCGAGATGGACGACGTGGAGGAGCGGCGGCAGACCGAGGCGATACGGGTACTCACTGAGGAAGTCCGGGCCTTGCGAGCCGAGGTCGCCGCGCTGTCGGGGGACAGGGTGGGGGACAAGTGA
- a CDS encoding small hydrophobic protein has product MAGFGHRTRGYPRSRGRTWSRTGPDRATLGIIGAICAIAGFFVLGIILGPVAIACGWLAMNRTWSGARPLPALVAVVLGAIDTLMAVIWLAGTATPGNGLF; this is encoded by the coding sequence ATGGCGGGCTTCGGACACCGAACGCGCGGGTACCCCCGCTCACGTGGCCGGACGTGGTCACGGACCGGGCCGGATCGCGCGACGCTGGGGATCATCGGAGCCATCTGCGCGATCGCCGGTTTCTTCGTACTGGGCATCATCCTCGGCCCGGTGGCGATCGCCTGCGGCTGGCTGGCCATGAACCGCACCTGGTCAGGAGCCCGCCCGCTCCCCGCGCTGGTGGCCGTGGTGCTGGGCGCGATAGACACGCTGATGGCCGTCATCTGGCTGGCGGGGACGGCGACACCGGGCAACGGTCTGTTCTGA